In the genome of Arachis stenosperma cultivar V10309 chromosome 6, arast.V10309.gnm1.PFL2, whole genome shotgun sequence, the window atcatgatactatggatcatgatggcccagtctacagtaacttcagaccggttgctagtaggaatgattgagcgttgaatgaactccaaccatcctctagctacaggctttaggtccagtcttctcagttgaaccggtttGCCTTTTGAGTCaatcttccattgagctccttccacacatatgtccataaggacttggtccaacctttgatcaaagttgacccttctagtataGAGGCGTGCATTTTCTtccatcattggcaagttgaacgccaaccttacacttttcggactgaaatctaagtattttccccgaaccatggTAAGCCAATTCTTCGGATTCGGGTTCATaatttgatcatggttcctagtgatccatgcgtttgcatagaactcttgaaccattaagatcccgacttgttgaataggattagagagaacttcccatcctcttcttctaatctcatgtcggatctccgagtactcattcttttttagcttgaaaggaacctcagggatcactttcttcttcaccacaacttcatagaagtggtctagatggacctttgagatgaatctttccatctcccatgactcagaggtggaagcaattgccttccctttcctctttcttaaggtttctctggccttaggtgccatcaatggttatggaaaaacaaaaaaaagctatgctttttccataccaaacttagaatgtttgctcgtcctcgagcaaaagaagagagaaaggaggagaagaagaagaatggaggagagggagagaggtgtgtATTTGGCCAAGGGTGAGAAGaaagggttgtgttgtgtgaaaaagaagaagtaatgaggggtttatatagtgaagGTAGAGGGTTTAGGGTTCGgacatttagggtgggtttgggtgggaaagagattttgaattttgaaggtgggtagggtttatgggaaagtgtggatggatgtgagtcgTGAAGAGGTGAtagggaagagagattgaggtgattggtgaatgggtgtttggggaagagggttattggattgtgtaaggaagaagagagaaggtgagttgaggtaggtggggatcctgtggagtccacaaatcctgaggtgatcctgtggggtccacagatcctgaggtgatcctgtggggtccacagatctttgAGGTGTCATGGATTTCACATCCCTGCAccttttaggcgtgtaaaacgccccatgtatgcaatcctggcgtttaacgcccagaatggtaccagactgggcgtttaacgtccattctgctagccttactggcgtttaaacgccagtaagctcctcctccagggtgagctatttttcattctgtttttgatttttcagaaatttttgtgacttcacatgatcatcaacctatagaacacataaaataacaatggaaaataaagaaacataattaaataacattgggttgcctcccaacaagcgcttctttaatgtcaatagcttgacagtgagctctcatggagcctcacagatgttcagagcattgttggcagctcccaacaccaaacttagagtttgactgtgggggctttggttgactctgcagtgagagaagcttttcatgcttcctctccatggttacagaaggagatccttgagttttaaatACAAGGTTACCCTTATTCTgttgaaggaccaactctcctctgtccacatcaatcacagcttttgctgtagctaggaagggtcttccaaggatgatagattcatcctcatccttcccagtgtctaggattatgaaatcagcagggatgtaaaggccttcaacctttactagcacgtcctcgaCTAacccataagcctttttcatggatttgtctgccatctctaatgagaattcggcagcctgtacctcaaagatcccaagtttctccattacagagagtggcattaagtttattcctgaccccaggtcacacagagccttctcaaaggtcatggtgcctatgttACAGGGAATCaggaatttaccaggatcctatctcttttgaggtaaagatTGCTAAACCAAGGCATTTAGTTCCttgatgagcaatggaggttcatcctcccaagtctcataccaaataatttggcattcagctacatgattgctcctaaatattgagcaattTGATCTTCAACaatatcttcatcttctttagaagatgagtattcatcagagctcatgaatggtaaaaggagattcagtggaatctctatggtctctagatgagcctcagattcctctggttCCTCAAAGGGAAACTCCTCATTGGTCAttgaacgtcccaggaggtcttcctcactaggattcaCAACCTCCTCCTCCTTTATGGATTCGGCCACACTAAGCAaagttatggccttgcactctccttttggattttcttctgtattgcttgggagagtactaggaggagctTCAATGACtctcttactcagctggcccacttgtgcctccaaacttctaatggaggaccttgtttcattcatgaaactcaAAGTGGCCTTAGagagatcagagactatatttgctaagctagatggattctactcagaattctctgtctgttgctgagtggatgatggaaaaggcttgctattgctaaacctgtttcttccaccattattaaagccttgttgaggcttttgttgatccttccatgagaaatttggatgatttctccatgaggaattataggtgtttccatagggttcacccatgtaattcacctctgctattgcagggttctcaagatcataagcttcttctttagaagatGCCTCTTGAGTACTGTTGGGTGCAGCTTggaatccattcagactctaagaaatcatattgacttgctgagtcaatattttgttctaagccaataaggcattcagagcatcaatttcaaaaactcccttcctttgaggcgtcccattactcacacgattcctttcagaagtgtacataaactggttatttgcaaccatgtctatgagttcctgagcttctgtaggcattttctttaggtgaatggatccacctgcagaagtGTCCAATAACATCTTAGctaattcagacagaccatcatagaatatatccaggatagtccattctgaaagcatgtcagagtggcactttttggtcagttgcttatatctctcccaagcttcatagagggattcaccttctttttgtctgaaagtttgaacatccactctaagcttgctaagcttttgaggaggaaagaacttggctaagaaagccgtgaccagcttatcccaagagttcaggctatccttaggttgagagtccaaccatattttagctctgtctcttacagcaaatgggaaaagcatgagcctgtagacctcgggatcaaccccattggtcttaacagtatcacagatctataagaattcagttaagaactgaaaaggatcttctaaTGAAAgaccatgaaacttgcagttctgtttcatcagagaaactaattgaggtttaagctcaaaattgtttgctccaatggtagggattgagatgcttcttccatgtaaattggaatttggtgcagtgaagtcaccaagcatcttccttgcactgttattatttttggccatgtctccttctccttttcgaaaatttctgtaaggttgtctctggattgttgtattttagcttctcttagtttcttcttcagagttctttcaggttcaggatctgcttcaacaagaatgttcttgtccttgatcttgctcatatgaaaaagaagagaacacaAAAGAAAATacggaatcctctatgtcacagtatagagattccttatgCAAGTATAAGAAGAGAAGAATataagaaggagaagaggaaaAATTTGAACTCAGAGagggagatggagttcgaattttttggtagaagagaagtgttagtagatgaataaataaatagaaggagatgaggaagagaagaattcgaaaattaaacaaaataaaaataaaaaataaggttaaaattcgaaaattaaaattgaattttgaaaaagagggaagattttttgaaaattagaaagagagagttagttaggtagttttgaaaaagataagaatcaaacaaaaaagttaaatggttaattgaaaaagatttgaaaagataagaagttagaaaagatgttgaaattaattttgaaaaagatgtgattaaaatttattttgaagaagatttgagaaagaatttaaaaagatttgattttgaaaattaaagtttgaTATGGTCACCATTAATACAAGCTATAACTCGGCCTCATAACCGTTACTGGCAGTCACCATAACTCGTCATTTGCCGTTATTGCTCGGCCCTTATGAGCTATAACTCGGTGACATTAATACTCTTATCATAACCGACGTTTCAAACGGTATAATAAGATCGGTTACGAAACCAATCATCACAGAAACCGACAATTTATCACCTAGAATGTAACGGATGAATAAATATCTATAAAAGAAAGGTAAAGTATCTTTTTTGAAACACAATTCTGAACTTGACACCATAACtgacttaagcattggagtgcctttgcaggtacactccaCCTCCTCTGTATTGCTCGCGCTCTCACACCTACAACGAACATAAGGAACTCGGATTCTGAAAGACGGACGTCCAACCTTGCAGCACATAGCTCGGCTGATATCGAGGAGTTGAAGCCGACCTATTTCCCAGGCAAGATCAATTGGCGCCCACCATAGGGCCGAagaaatcatatttttttcttttttggtccCATCACCTCCATATGCATCCATGGCTGACGTACCGCCTCCTTCACTATCCGAACTAATGCGAAGGGTAGCTCAGCTACAACAAGCTAATCAACGAATGGCTGACAAGAACCAAATAATGGCTGCCCAAATTGCTGAACTAAATCATGCTCGGATTGAGCACAACGATGCTCATCGCTAGCAAGCAGAAGACGAGGAACATCAGTCCCAACCGACTCATGTTTTAGAAACCGCTCAACGCGAGGAGCAACAGCCcgaagatgaaaaagaagagtcCGACAACCCTGTAGGTCTCTTCATAGAAGAAGTAATGAACTTTGAACTGCCGAAGAGGTTCACTCTGCCGCTGACCCTCACGCCTTTTGATGGACTCGGAGACCCGAGGAAGTTTCTGATGAGATTCCGATCAATAATGATCGTCAATGGTACATTAGATACAGTTTTATGTCGTTATTTTCTGAATTATTTAGACGGCCCTGCACTTGATTGGTTGTGTATTTTGCCTGCAGGTTCTATTTCACGCTTTCATCAGTTGGCGAAGTTATTTGAAGAGCATTTCGCCGGATCCGCAATATACTTGCACGATTCCAATTACTTGAACACTATCAAGCAAGGACCAAACGAAAGCTTAAAGGACTACATGACCTGCTTCACCAAGGTCGCGATCAGCATACCAGACCTCCACCCCGAGGTCCATCTGCACGCAATTAAAAGCGGCCTTCGACCCGGAAAGTTCCAGGAGACGATTGCAGTAGCAAAACCGAAGACTCTAGCAGAATTTCAGGAGAAAGCAAAAGGACAAATTGATATCGAGGAGCTCAGACAAGCTCGGAAGTCTGACAAGTCACACTCCCGCGAAGAAAATAAAAGCTCAACCATTAAGAAAAGTTTTAAACTAACACCTCGATTTGATTCTTATACGCAGTTTAACACTAAGAGAGAAGAcataatcaaagagatcttgaaCTCAAAACTAATCAAGCCACAAAGAAAGGCCGGCACGTACCAAGATACAAAGAACGTGGATAAATCGAAGTACTGCGCTTTCCACCAGAAACACGGCCACAATACCGATGATTGTGTGGTCGCCAAGGATCTTTTAGAACGACTAGCAAGACAAGGACACCTAGACAAATACATTGGTGGTCACATCCAAAAACGCGGCCCTAGCTCCACAACAAGCGACCCCTCTGAACAACACCAAGGAAAAGAGAAGGCATCTTCAAGCCAATATGAAAGACCATGAGGTATAATCAATCGTATTTCAGGAGGATACGCTAGTGGAGGATACTAAAACTCGGCATGGAAAAGATCGTTCCGAGCAATATGCTCGGTAAACAGACCACAGCCAGATGTAGCAATCACTAATCCACAACTAGAAGTCACTTTCATACATGCCGACTTCAACTCGAAAATACAAAATTTGGACGACCCTGTGGTAATCACCCTTCAGCTAGGGGATCTACTAGTGAAAAAAGTACTCTTAGATCCCGGGAGCAGCGCCGATGTTCTGTTTTACTCCACATTTCAAAGAATGAAGCTCAGGGACAACATGCTACAATCTACAGGAGGAGACTTGGTCGGCTTCTCAGGAGAACGAGTTCCAATACTCGGATCAGTGTGGTTACAAACCACACTGGGTGAGCACCCTCTGTCAAAAACCAATGATATTCAATATTTAGTAGTCGATTGTTTTAGCGCATATAACCTTATTCTCGGCCGACCTTTTTTAAATAAGTTCGGAGCCATTGTATCTACAGTTCATCTCTGTGTAAAGTTTCTACTGCAGGACGAATAGGTTGTGACAATCCATGGAGATCATAAAGAGGCACGACAATGTTACAACATCAGCATGAAATTCCAGAACCGCTCAACGCAACAGGTCAACAGTGTCGACCTCAAACAAAACGAACACACACTAGCCGACCTGGACCCAAGAGCTGATTTTCTCGAGCGCCCAAAACCCTCCGATGACCTACAAAAAGTGTATTTCAATAATGACCCTAACAAATTTACATATGTAGGTACCTCAATAAACACATCTGAGTTATAGGCCATAACAACCTTCCTACAACAACACGCCGACCTTTTCGCATGGACACCATCAGACATGCCCGGCATCGACCCACAGATCATTAGTCATAAATTAGCAATAAACTCGACAGTCCGACCAGTGCAGCAGAAGAAACGAAAACTCGgcgaagagaaaaagaaagcgTCACTAGAAGAAACACAAAAGCTCATCAACGCCGAATTTATCAAAGAGATCAGATTCACCACCTGGTTAGCCAATGTGGTAATGGTAAGAAAACACAACGGTAAGTGGCGCATGTGCATCGACTTCACTGATTTAAACAAAGCATGCCCAAAGGATTCTTACCCCATACCATCCATAGACTCTTTAGTAGATAATGCATCAGGCTACGCTACTTTAAGTTTTATGGATGCGTATTCAGGGTATAATCAAATACTCATGCACCCCTCCGATCAAAATAAAACTGCTTTTATCACTGATTTCGGTAACTATTGTTATAAAGTtatgccattcggattaaagaacGCAGGTGCAAGTTACCAACGGCTCATGGATAAAGTGTTCGCCAAACAAATCGGCAGGAATATCGAGGTTTATGTCGATGATATGGTTGCCAAAACAAAAATCGGACATAATCACATCAGCGACCTCACAAAAATCTTCGGCCACATCCGACAGTACAGCATGCGTCTCAACCCCGAGAAATGTGCATTCGCCGTTCAAGGGGGTAAGTTTTTGGGTTTTTTGCTAACATGCAGGGGAATAGAGGCAAATCCAGACAAATGCCGAGCACGTGCTGGACATGGCCAGCCCTAAAACAGTCAAAGAAGTTCAGCGCCTCACAGGACGACTTGCCGCACTTTCCAGATTTGTTCCTTGCCTAGCTTCAACTTCTACTCCTTTTTTCCAaataatcaaaaagaaaaataaatttgaatggAACGACGATTGTGAGAAagcctttttaaaattaaaaacaactCTCTCACAACCGCCGATTTTACAAAAACCCCTACAAGGGGAGGATTTATTTCTATATCTGTCAGTTACTGATGGGGCGATAAGTTCGGCCCTTGTTACAGAAAGAAACAAAGTTCAGCACCCGATATACTTTGTCAGTAAGACTCTCCAGCATGCCGAGCTCAATTATCCAAGGATTGAGAAGCTCGCACTGGCACTAATATTCTCGGCGCGACGTCTCCGACCTTACTTCCAGAGCCACATTATTCACGTCAGAACCGATCACCCGCTAAGACAAGTGTTACACAAACCGGAAATTGCAGGACGACTCATAAAATGGGCAGTCGAACTATCGGAGTTCGATATCAGATACCAATCCAAAGAACCAATCAAATCTCAATTTCTGGCAGATTTCATCGCCGAGCTCACCATACCATCCGAAGAGGATCATGCAAAACGATGGACCTTATATGTAGACGGCTCTTCAAATAATGGGGGCTGTGGAGCAAGAATTCATCTGGAGGCCGAAGACGGATTCATATTGGAACACTCAATCCACTTAGCTTTCAAAGCCAGCAACAACCAATCCGAGTATGAAGCACTGCTCACTGGACTCCGACTTTGTTTAGATCTCCAAATCTTGACGATCAAGGTATATTGTGATTCTTTGTTAGTGGTATAGCAGGTAAACGACCTTTTTCAGGTAAAAAATCCTCTACTCTCTAAATACCTactattagtaaaaaaaattatcaaccAAATTTGCCAAATTTGAAATAGAACATATACCACGCGAACAAAATCAAAGGGCAGATATCTTATCTAAACTCGGCAGTACACAGTCCGAGTTATCTACATTGCAACAGTTTACAATAACATCACCCACTGTTACTCTGACAAATGTGTTAAGCGTTACACAGGTAAAAGATTGGAGGGACGACTTTATACAGTTTTTACAAACAGGTAATATACCAGAAGGGGTCGAGAACAATAAGAAGTTCCGACGGCAAGCATCTTTTTTCACAATATTCAATGGAACACTGTATCGACGAGGTTATACTCGGCCCCTACTCAAATGCCTTAACAACTCTGAAGCTGAGTTAGCCTTAGCTGAGGCACATGAAGGAATCTGTGGCACACACACAGGTGCTCGGAGCTTAGCATCAAAGATCCTCCGAGCTGGATTTTTCTGGCCTACTTTAAAGCAGGACAGCGAGCAAAAAATCCGATCATGCAACAACTGCCAAAGACACGCACCACTGATACATATACCAGCAGAGCAATTACATCATTCAGATATCAGTTGGCCATTTAACCAATGGGGTTTAGATATACTCGGTCCGTTTCCTACGGCACCGGGCCAGGTAAAATTTCTTATTATTGGCATTGATTAtttctccaaatgggtagaagcccAACCTTTGGCAAAAATCACATCCCAGCAAATGATCTCATTCGGTTGGAAAAACAACATTTGCCATTTCGGCATACCTCAACATATCATAACTGACAATGGTCGCCAGTTCGCCGATCAGAAATTTCAATCTTTTTTGCAGAACCTCAAAATAAAACAGCATTTCGCCTCAGTCGAACATCCTCAAACAAATGGACTTGGCGAGGCAGCAAATAAGGTCATCCTGCACGCACTAAAAAAGAAGTTAGATGATGCCAAAGGCCTCTGGGCCGAGCTTATACCTGAAGTCCTTTGGGGATATAACACCACCCCACAAACATCAACAAAAGAAACACCGTTTAGACTTGTATATGGTCCGAGGCCATGATACCCCTGGAAATCTCCCAAAGCTCATTCAGAACAGAACTCGGAAATCAAGAAGAAGCTCGAAAAGCCGAACTCGATACCATCGAAAGAAGTCAGAGACATCGCAACATTAAGGCAACGAGCAGCACAACAAGCAATAGCTCGCCAATACAACAAAGCTGTCAAAAGCAGATCCTTTATGCAAGGAGACTTAGTACTTCGGAAAACAGAAATTGCTCGGAAACAAACCTCGCATGGAAAGCTCGCAGCAAACTGGGACGGTCCATACTGAATATTGGAAGTACTCGGCAATGGAGCATACACACTCGAGTCAATAGATGGTAAACTACTACCCAATACATGGAATGTGTCTTCCTTAAAGAAATTTTATAGTTAAAAGGTAGGGACAGgcttgtactctttttcctactaCCAAGATTTTATCCCAAAGGGTTTTGCTTGgagaggttttaacgaggctagCCTACCTGCATCTTTGTATTCAAAAGGTTCAAAAAGACTCCGAATATATAAGAGACGAATATTATCTTATTCTTTATCAAATAATTGTACGGCTGA includes:
- the LOC130934409 gene encoding uncharacterized protein LOC130934409, whose product is MWVVLRVFSHNDHKDVVVEVSGMIDLDHRKVCGRMGLVSMVVEGYVEGKNCTLHLLCIARALTPTTNIRNSDSERRTSNLAAHSSADIEELKPTYFPETAQREEQQPEDEKEESDNPVGLFIEEVMNFELPKRFTLPLTLTPFDGLGDPRKFLMRFRSIMIVNGSISRFHQLAKLFEEHFAGSAIYLHDSNYLNTIKQGPNESLKDYMTCFTKVAISIPDLHPEVHLHAIKSGLRPGKFQETIAVAKPKTLAEFQEKAKGQIDIEELRQARKSDKSHSREENKSSTIKKSFKLTPRFDSYTQFNTKREDIIKEILNSKLIKPQRKAGTYQDTKNVDKSKYCAFHQKHGHNTDDCVVAKDLLERLARQGHLDKYIGGHIQKRGPSSTTSDPSEQHQGKEKASSSQYERP